In Solimonas sp. K1W22B-7, the DNA window GCATCGCGATGGTGGCCTACGTCATCATGGAATACGGCAGCGAGGCGCAGAAGCGGCGCTTCCTGCCGAAGATCCTCAGCACCGACGAATGCTGGTGCCAGGGCTACTCCGAGCCGGGCTCGGGCTCGGACCTGGCCTCGCTGCAGATGAGCGCGGTGCGCGACGGCGACCACTACGTGCTCAACGGCTCCAAGATATGGACCACGCATGCGCAGTGGGCCGACTGGATCTTCTGCCTGGTGCGCACCAGCCGCGACGCCAAGGCACAGAGCGGCATCTCCTTCCTGCTGGCCGACATGCGCACGCCGGGCATCAGCATCCGCCCGCTGCCTTCGCTGGATGGGCCGATCGACGGCGAGCAGGAAGTGAACCAGCTGTTCTTCGAGAACGTGCGCGTGCCGGTGGAGAACCGCATCGGCGAAGAAGGCCTGGGCTGGACCTATGCCAAGTACCTGCTGCAGTTCGAGCGCGGCGTGGCCTACGGCTCGCTGCTGCGCTACCTGCTGGCCAAGATCCGCAAGATCGCGAAGCAGCAGCCGGCCGGGGGCGGAGGCATGCTGATCGACGACCCGGATTTCCGTCGCCGCTATGCCGAGCTGGCGGTGCGCGTGGAGGCGGTGGACGCCGCCGAGATGCGCTTCTTCTCCGGCGTGGAATCCGGCACCGCCGTCGGCGCCATGTCCAGCCTGTTCAAGCTGGTGGGCACCGAGCTGCAGCAGGACCTGAGCGAGCTGGCGGTGGAGGCCCTGGGCCCCGACGCGCTGCCCTTCGTGCAGGACAGCTTCGCCGAGATCCGCGGCAGGCCGGCGTCGCCGCGGCCGATTCCCGATCACGTGGCGGCGGTGACGCCGCTGTACTTCAACTATCGCAAGACCTCGATCTATGCCGGCACCAACGAGATCCAGCGCAACCTGCTGGCGCGGCATGTGCTGAGCTCGGCGGGAGTGCGCGGATGAGCTACCCGCCTTTCGATCTCAGCGGCCGCGTGGTGCTGGTCACCGGCGGCAATGCCGGCATCGGCCTTGGGTTTGCCGAGGGCCTGGCCAGGGCCGGCGCCGACATCTGCATCTGGGGCACCAGCGAGGCGCGCAATGCCGAGGCGCTCGAGAAGCTGAGCGCCCAGGGCAGGCGCGTGGCGGCGCTGCGCTGCGACGTATCGGACAAGGCCGAAGTCGAGCGCAGCTTCGCCGCCACGCTGGAGCAGTTCGGGCGCGTGGATGGCTGCTTCGCCAATGCCGGCATCATGAGCGTGCAGCGGCCGTTCCACGAGATGACCGAGGCCGACCTGGACCGTACCTTCGGCGTCAACCTCAAGGGTGCGATGTTCACGCTGCAATGCGCGGCGCTGCACATGAAGCAGCGCGCCGAGGCTGGCGACCCTTTCGGCCGCCTGGTCGTCACCAGCAGCCTGTCCGCCGTCTCGGGCCTGGCCCGCGGCGAGGACTACGCCGCCACCAAGGGCGCGATGCTGTCGGTGATGCGCGGGCTCTGCGTGGAATACGCGCGCTACGGCGTCACCGCCAATTCCATCGTGCCGGGCTGGATCGAGACGGCGATGACCGGGCCGCTGCTGGAGAGCGACAAGTTCGTGAAGGCCGTGACGGCGCGCATCCCGCTGCGCCGTTTCGGCAAGCCCGAGGACTTCGCCGGCATCGCGGTGTACCTGATGTCCACGGCCAGCGCGCACCACACCGGCGACCAGTTCACGATTGACGGCGGGTATCAGAATTTTTGAGAGGATGAAGAAATCTGCTTTGGGAAAGCCATCCATGGCGGGGCTGCAGCTACCTGATTGACCCCCGGCCCGGCCATCCGTGGCCGGGCGTTCGGCGGGGCGAATGTCCACTGGACATTCGCCTGATCCGCCTCACCCAACCAACGCCTGCGCCATGCCCAGGCGCTTCTGGTTCTTGATCATCCAGATTTCGAAGTCGGTGGCCGCCAGAGCCTTGCTGAACAGCCAGCCCTGGCCGCAGTTGACGCCCTTGCGCGACAGGAACATCTGCTGCTCGACGGTCTCGACGCCCTCGGCGATGACGCGCAGGCCGAGGTCGTGGCCCAGGGTGATGATGGTGCTCATCACCGACATCGCCTCCTGCTCCTGCGGGATGCCCTGCAGGAAGCTGCGGTCGATCTTGATCGCCTGCACCGGCAGCTTGCGCAGGTAGTTGAGCGAGGAGTAGCCGACGCCGAAGTCGTCCACCGCTGCGCTGACGCCACGGTCCAGCAGCTGCTGCAGCAGGGCGCTGGTGCTCTCGATGTCGTCGAGCACGATGTTCTCGGTGATCTCCAGCACCAGGCGGTTGCGCGACAGCGGTGCGGCGGCCACGGCCATTTCGACGTGGCGCAGGAACTCGGGATGGCGGAACTGATGCGCGGAGACGTTGACCGCCACGTAGGGCAGGTCGAGCCCGCGGGATTGCCAGTCGGCAATCTGGCGGCAGGCCTGCTGCATCACCCACTCGCCCAGCTGCACGATGATGCCGCTGGCTTCGGCCACCGGGATGAACTCGCCCGGCGGCACCATGACGCCGTCGCGTGGCCAGCGGATCAGCGCTTCGCAGCCACGCAGCTCGCCCTGTTCCAGGCCGACCAGGGGCTGGTAGTGCAGCACCAGCTCGTTGCGGATCAGGGCCTGGCGCAGTTCCTTGGCCAGGCGCAGGTGCTGATGCGACTGCTGATGCTGCTGGAACACCGTGACCTCGCCCAGGCCGGCCTGCTCGGTACGGTACAGGGCTTCGTCGCTGCGGCGCAGCAGCAGGTCGACGTCGCCGCCATGGTCCGGGTAGATGGCGTAGCCGATGTCGCAGGCCACCATCACGCCGCCGGCGTTGGCCAGGGGTGCGCCGATGTCGCGGCGCAGGCCCAGGCAGCGGCCCTGCAGGTCCAGCAGCTCGCCGCTGGGGTGGATCGTGGTGACCCAGATGAAGGTGTCGCGGTCGGCGCGCGTCAGCAGCTCGCCGGAGCCGATCGACTGGCGCAGGCGCAGGGCGATCTCGGCCAGGCCGGCGTCGGCGGCGTTGCCGTCGATGCCATGGCGCAGCGTGCGGTAGGACGACAGGCTGATGCTGACGATGGCCAGGCGCTCCTTCTGGTCGTGCGCCTCGCGGATGCGCTTGAGCAGCAGTTCGCGGAAGCGGCGGCGATCGGGCAGGCGGGTGATCTCGTCGATGCTGGCCTTGTTCAGGGCGGTGCGCTGGCTGTCCAGGGCCAGCTTCATCTCGGCCATGCGGTCCTCGCGACGGCGCTGCAGCGACGCCACCGCTCCCAGGCAGAACACGGTCAGCGCCAGGCCACTGCCGAGCTGGTAGACGTTCATCCAGAACGCCGGCGTCGGCGGCAGCGACTGCCCCAGCCAGAGCCAGGCATTGGGCAGCAGCGCGGCCAGCAGCAACAGCAGGCCCACCAGGGCGTGGGCGGCCATCCAGTGGCGGCGGCGCAGGCGGATGCAGGCCGCTGCCGCCAGGCCGATCACGATGGCGAGCGACACCGGGGCCAGCAGGCCCAGCGCCCAGCGGGGCAGCAGCAGGG includes these proteins:
- a CDS encoding acyl-CoA dehydrogenase family protein: MNLDFTAEELAFRDEVRAWIKQAYDSELKQLMSQSKNGYLDKAGQVRWQKKLAEKGWAAPGWPVQYGGPDWTPTQRYLFQSETAAAGCPIVSPMGIAMVAYVIMEYGSEAQKRRFLPKILSTDECWCQGYSEPGSGSDLASLQMSAVRDGDHYVLNGSKIWTTHAQWADWIFCLVRTSRDAKAQSGISFLLADMRTPGISIRPLPSLDGPIDGEQEVNQLFFENVRVPVENRIGEEGLGWTYAKYLLQFERGVAYGSLLRYLLAKIRKIAKQQPAGGGGMLIDDPDFRRRYAELAVRVEAVDAAEMRFFSGVESGTAVGAMSSLFKLVGTELQQDLSELAVEALGPDALPFVQDSFAEIRGRPASPRPIPDHVAAVTPLYFNYRKTSIYAGTNEIQRNLLARHVLSSAGVRG
- a CDS encoding SDR family NAD(P)-dependent oxidoreductase, yielding MSYPPFDLSGRVVLVTGGNAGIGLGFAEGLARAGADICIWGTSEARNAEALEKLSAQGRRVAALRCDVSDKAEVERSFAATLEQFGRVDGCFANAGIMSVQRPFHEMTEADLDRTFGVNLKGAMFTLQCAALHMKQRAEAGDPFGRLVVTSSLSAVSGLARGEDYAATKGAMLSVMRGLCVEYARYGVTANSIVPGWIETAMTGPLLESDKFVKAVTARIPLRRFGKPEDFAGIAVYLMSTASAHHTGDQFTIDGGYQNF
- a CDS encoding putative bifunctional diguanylate cyclase/phosphodiesterase translates to MPESLILGTPYPDSISSLYFGFLLAIGLFALAGSVRHRDDPSVPWFALAALLSALWLLVWQGRFPADVAMRDRAMPLLGALFMGCILRYGRLSLETRRSIPELDTALRAFGGMVIFIAGLSLLLPRWALGLLAPVSLAIVIGLAAAACIRLRRRHWMAAHALVGLLLLLAALLPNAWLWLGQSLPPTPAFWMNVYQLGSGLALTVFCLGAVASLQRRREDRMAEMKLALDSQRTALNKASIDEITRLPDRRRFRELLLKRIREAHDQKERLAIVSISLSSYRTLRHGIDGNAADAGLAEIALRLRQSIGSGELLTRADRDTFIWVTTIHPSGELLDLQGRCLGLRRDIGAPLANAGGVMVACDIGYAIYPDHGGDVDLLLRRSDEALYRTEQAGLGEVTVFQQHQQSHQHLRLAKELRQALIRNELVLHYQPLVGLEQGELRGCEALIRWPRDGVMVPPGEFIPVAEASGIIVQLGEWVMQQACRQIADWQSRGLDLPYVAVNVSAHQFRHPEFLRHVEMAVAAAPLSRNRLVLEITENIVLDDIESTSALLQQLLDRGVSAAVDDFGVGYSSLNYLRKLPVQAIKIDRSFLQGIPQEQEAMSVMSTIITLGHDLGLRVIAEGVETVEQQMFLSRKGVNCGQGWLFSKALAATDFEIWMIKNQKRLGMAQALVG